The following proteins are co-located in the Wenzhouxiangella marina genome:
- a CDS encoding sterol desaturase family protein has protein sequence MDWMLQHEPALRLSVFALLLALLLLAQRAWPARGDGQWAARQSTNAALAVIDTLMLRVLFPMLAVGLAVVIHGQNGGLFARLDWPLWLSIPAAVLILDLAIYWQHRWMHAIPWLWRLHRVHHADTGFDVTTGVRFHPLEIALSMGYKLGLIWMLGPHPVAVLVFEMLLAAGALFTHTDVALPRSLDRRLRWLFVTPSMHRIHHSSWQPETDSNYGFHLSLWDRLFMSYRSEPRDDERRMIIGLKEFRRPEDQRLTALLLNPFRSSKRPSKDTPRDA, from the coding sequence ATGGACTGGATGCTGCAGCACGAACCCGCCTTGCGCCTGAGCGTCTTTGCGCTGCTGCTGGCCCTGCTGCTCCTCGCACAACGTGCCTGGCCGGCGCGGGGCGACGGGCAATGGGCCGCCAGACAGTCGACGAATGCCGCGCTTGCCGTTATCGATACGCTGATGTTGCGTGTGCTCTTTCCGATGCTCGCGGTCGGCCTGGCCGTCGTGATTCATGGGCAGAACGGAGGGCTGTTTGCTCGACTTGACTGGCCACTCTGGCTCTCGATTCCCGCTGCGGTACTGATCCTGGACCTGGCCATCTACTGGCAGCATCGCTGGATGCATGCCATCCCCTGGCTGTGGCGCCTGCACCGCGTCCACCATGCCGACACCGGCTTCGACGTGACCACGGGCGTGCGTTTCCATCCGCTCGAGATCGCCCTGTCCATGGGCTACAAGCTGGGGCTGATCTGGATGCTGGGTCCACACCCGGTGGCCGTGCTCGTCTTCGAGATGCTGCTGGCGGCCGGGGCGCTCTTCACCCATACCGACGTTGCTCTGCCTCGTTCACTGGATCGTCGCCTGCGCTGGCTGTTCGTGACTCCATCGATGCATCGCATTCATCATTCCAGCTGGCAGCCGGAAACCGACTCCAACTATGGCTTCCATCTCTCGTTGTGGGATCGCCTGTTCATGAGCTATCGTTCCGAGCCGCGCGACGACGAGCGCCGGATGATCATCGGGCTGAAGGAATTCCGGCGGCCCGAGGATCAGCGTCTCACGGCCCTGCTACTCAACCCGTTCCGTTCCAGCAAGCGACCCTCAAAGGACACTCCTCGAGATGCGTGA